A genomic segment from Hyalangium gracile encodes:
- a CDS encoding gluconate 2-dehydrogenase subunit 3 family protein gives MARKRSSAGRLTRRSFIQRLTFFGGGVVLLGSTACKRPAEEPAQAAAAPPPVENSPHATFTGLELATMAAACERILPRDEDPGARDANVPAYIDRILQTPELKQMKADFLQGLAALERRSRSMFKKGFVEATPEQQDELLTIFKDSGEGTGEGHFYEILVVLTLEGFLGDPSYGGNKDRVGWRLVGFDTVGTVAMAPPEGYDGPKCLRECGDHR, from the coding sequence ATGGCTCGTAAGCGTTCCTCGGCCGGGCGCCTCACCCGGCGCTCCTTCATCCAGCGGCTGACCTTCTTCGGCGGAGGAGTGGTGCTGCTCGGCTCCACCGCCTGCAAGCGCCCCGCGGAGGAGCCGGCGCAGGCAGCAGCCGCACCGCCCCCAGTGGAGAATTCTCCCCACGCCACCTTCACGGGCCTGGAGCTCGCCACCATGGCCGCCGCGTGCGAGCGCATCCTCCCGCGGGACGAGGATCCGGGCGCCAGGGACGCGAACGTGCCCGCCTACATCGACCGGATCCTCCAGACGCCGGAGCTGAAGCAGATGAAGGCGGACTTCCTCCAGGGGCTGGCGGCGCTGGAGCGGCGCTCGCGGAGCATGTTCAAGAAGGGGTTCGTGGAGGCCACGCCCGAGCAGCAGGACGAGCTGCTCACCATCTTCAAGGACAGCGGGGAGGGCACGGGCGAGGGGCACTTCTACGAGATCCTCGTGGTGCTGACGCTGGAGGGCTTCCTGGGAGACCCTTCGTACGGCGGGAACAAGGATCGGGTGGGCTGGCGACTGGTGGGCTTCGACACGGTGGGCACGGTGGCGATGGCGCCTCCCGAGGGCTACGACGGGCCCAAGTGCCTGCGTGAGTGCGGAGATCACCGATGA
- a CDS encoding GMC family oxidoreductase, with the protein MTKDAVDICIIGSGAGGAPMALELGRAGFKVVVLEKGAHYKPKDFVHDEILNSRRNFFMPLPWEEPHLWRQGSSGRYERTNSAWTANCVGGGTVHMSGYFYRLKPVDFRLRSTLGEVKGANLADWPISYEEFAPFYDKAEAELGVSGEARPHPFAEPRSGPYPLPPLDVHPIAKEIDRVCGEMKWNSLTTARGIISKPYRGRSACSYCALCGSYGCEMGAKSGTNASVIPAALATGNVELRPKCMARSIEVDKEGRARSVVYLDADGVEQEQPAKVIVVSCTAVESARLLLNSTSSRFPKGLANGSGLVGRNLMFSSFGESRATFRISKQKASRPWLTAPDPFVNRSIQDFYLMPDERFGFRKGGTLGFMWTHPNPIFAAVGLAGSGKEGVFGKELKDRMRAYRDSRILQFEVYGEFLATPGTYVTVEPGVKDKYGIPVAAITMDRHPKDFAATRFLVERGEEVLARLDPDDIERVGVAGETTILQHGTCRFGKDPATSVLDKDCRAHEVPNLYVVDGSFMPSAGSVPSTLTIAANSFRVASQLVRKLKKG; encoded by the coding sequence ATGACGAAGGACGCGGTGGACATCTGCATCATCGGCAGCGGCGCGGGCGGAGCCCCCATGGCGCTGGAGCTGGGCCGGGCGGGCTTCAAGGTGGTGGTGCTGGAGAAGGGCGCGCACTACAAGCCCAAGGACTTCGTCCACGACGAGATCCTCAACAGCCGGCGCAACTTCTTCATGCCGCTGCCGTGGGAGGAGCCGCACCTGTGGCGCCAGGGCTCCAGCGGGCGCTACGAGCGCACGAACTCGGCGTGGACGGCCAACTGCGTGGGCGGTGGCACGGTCCACATGAGCGGGTACTTCTACCGGCTCAAGCCGGTGGACTTCCGCCTGCGCTCGACGCTGGGAGAGGTCAAGGGCGCCAACCTGGCGGACTGGCCCATCTCCTACGAGGAGTTCGCCCCCTTCTACGACAAGGCCGAGGCGGAGCTGGGCGTCTCGGGCGAGGCCCGGCCCCACCCCTTCGCCGAGCCCCGGAGCGGGCCGTACCCGCTGCCTCCGCTGGACGTGCACCCGATCGCCAAGGAGATCGATCGGGTGTGCGGGGAGATGAAGTGGAACTCGCTCACCACGGCGCGCGGCATCATCAGCAAGCCGTACCGGGGGCGCTCGGCGTGCTCGTACTGCGCGCTGTGCGGCAGCTATGGCTGCGAGATGGGCGCCAAGAGCGGCACCAACGCCAGCGTCATCCCGGCGGCGCTGGCCACCGGCAACGTGGAGCTGCGCCCGAAGTGCATGGCGCGCTCCATCGAGGTGGACAAGGAGGGCCGGGCCAGGAGCGTCGTCTACCTGGACGCGGACGGCGTGGAGCAGGAGCAGCCGGCGAAGGTGATCGTCGTGTCGTGCACGGCGGTGGAGAGCGCGCGGCTGCTGCTGAACTCCACCTCCTCGCGGTTTCCGAAGGGGCTGGCCAACGGCAGCGGGCTGGTGGGGCGCAACCTGATGTTCAGCTCCTTCGGCGAGTCGCGCGCGACGTTCCGGATCTCCAAGCAGAAGGCGTCGCGGCCGTGGCTGACGGCGCCGGATCCGTTCGTGAACCGGAGCATCCAGGACTTCTACCTGATGCCGGACGAGCGCTTCGGCTTCCGCAAGGGCGGGACGCTGGGCTTCATGTGGACGCACCCCAACCCGATCTTCGCGGCGGTGGGGCTCGCGGGCTCCGGCAAGGAGGGGGTGTTCGGCAAGGAGCTGAAGGACCGGATGCGGGCGTACCGGGACTCGCGCATCCTGCAGTTCGAGGTGTACGGCGAGTTCCTCGCGACGCCGGGCACCTACGTGACGGTGGAGCCGGGCGTGAAGGACAAGTACGGCATCCCGGTGGCGGCCATCACCATGGATCGACACCCCAAGGACTTCGCGGCCACGCGCTTCCTGGTGGAGCGCGGCGAGGAGGTGCTGGCGCGGCTGGATCCGGATGACATCGAGCGGGTGGGCGTCGCGGGCGAGACGACCATCCTGCAGCACGGCACGTGTCGCTTCGGCAAGGATCCGGCCACCTCGGTGCTGGACAAGGACTGCCGCGCCCACGAGGTGCCCAACCTGTATGTGGTGGACGGCAGCTTCATGCCGAGCGCGGGCAGCGTGCCCTCCACGCTGACCATCGCCGCCAACAGCTTCCGCGTGGCCTCCCAGCTCGTCCGCAAGCTGAAGAAGGGCTGA